The Streptococcus respiraculi sequence CCCCTAATGAATAACGAAAAGAATTTTCTTTACAAATCTTATTAAATTCAATTAGTAAGTCAAGAGCAACTCTCTGTACTTCCTTTAGCTCTAGTTCTGCCATTATTAACTGATACCTTCTTACATTCTCTACTATTTTTATAATTTCATTTTTATATATAATATTAAATATATTATTCTAGTGTTACATGTTTTACCTACTCTATAGCTCTGATAATTCATTTTTGTTACGCAATAATTTTGTAAAAATCCACAAACGGATTTCATTAGGAACCAGTGCTACAATTGTTTGAATCGCAACAGTTTTATAATAATCAAAATGACTAATAAACCCTGTTTCTAAAATCTTTTTACGGCCGTTACAATATTTTTTCAGATATGCAAAACCGCCACGTCTTTCAATCATACCAGCGCCTGTTCGGACATCGACTAGATAGTCATCAATGTTCATACCTTTAGCTCCTGAAAGTAACATTCTTACCCAGAGCATATCATCCTCCATCAGAGGAGCATCTTCATAATTTCCTGCTTTTAAAACGCTACTCTTCTTAAACATGACTGTTACATGATTAAATGCACTTCTGCTCTTTTGATAGCGCATAATCTCATCATGCTCTAAAGGAACCTTACGGACCGCGTTAGGTTGCTGAGGATCTGTATCAAACTCAAGTATGTGACTGCCACAAATGTCTAGTCCAGTATCCTTCTCAAAGCATGCCAACTGCTTTTCAAATCGATCTTTATGCGCAATATCATCCGTATCCATCCGCGCAACCAATTCATAGCTACAATGCAACATCCCTTCTCTCAAGGCCAATCCTAGACCAACATTCCGCTCAAGTGGCACCCGTTTGATGAGCCCTGGATATCGGTCCTGATAGTTATCCAATACCTGGTACAATTCTTGTGACAGTGGTCCATCTTCTACAATAACCCACTCCGCAGCAGGCAAAGTTTGGATCAATAAACTATCAAAACACTCCTGCAAATAGCGAGGATTTTCTTTTATATACAAAGACAGTAAGACACTAAACTTTTTTCCTATTCCTATCATATCATACGGTTCCTTTCACACTCGCCACAATCCGATTTAGATTGTCTGTAATATACTCTACATCTTCATCACTTAGTTGGGTATGGAGTGGTAGAGTGAGTGTCTGTTCAAAATAATGGTAGGCATTTGGATACTCTTTGATGTCAAATCCCATATTAGCATAGGCTGTTAGAAGTGGTAAGGGTTTATAATGTACATTGCAAGCAATACCTGCTTCTGCCATTTTCTCAATAATTTGATTGCGTTCTTCCATTGTAATGCCTTCAATATAAGTGATGTACAAGTGCATTGAAGAAACATAATCATCGTGAAAATGATCTAAGGAATGAATAGCTGTTCCCTCAAATGCTTGATTATAGGCTGCAACAATTTCTGCTCGACGCTCTAGCAATCCTTCATAGCGTTTCAACTGAGCTAAACCAATAGAGGCCATGATATCTGTCATGTTGCATTTAAATCCTGGAATCACAATGTCATACTCCCACGCTCCTAGCTTAGTCTTAGCCAAGGCATCCTTGGTTTGCCCATGAAGCGAGAAAATTTGAAATTGGCGATACAAGTCTTCATCATCTAAGTTTGGATGAGATTTCCAGGTCACCGCTCCACCTTCTGCCGTCGTCAAATTTTTAACAGCATGGAATGAAAAGGCAGTAAAGTCTGCAACATTTCCAATCTTTCTTCCCTTATAAGAAGCACCAAAAGCGTGTGCACTATCTGACAGTACAACAATGCGTCCAAAGACTTCTTGAAGGGGAGATTCAGCTACGAATGTGGAACGATATTTCTCAACTATCTCAAAAATCCGATTATGGTCGCATGGAATCCCTGCTAACTCAACTGGAATGATGACTTTTGTGTGACTCGTAATGGATTTTTCTACAGCAGCATAATCCATTTCAAAATGGTCTGCTTGAATATCAACAATCACAGGTCTTGCACCGACATGTTCAATCACACTACATGACGCAGTATAAGTCATGGCTGGAACAATGACCTCATCTCCAGGTCCGACTCCTAAAACACGCAGTACCAGTTCCAAGCCCGCAGTCGCTGAATTGAGGCAGACTGTTTTATTTGTTCCAGTATAATGTGATAATTCTTGTTCAAATTTTTTGGTTTTCGGTCCCGTTGTAATCCAACCTGATTTTAGGGCATCGACAACCTCTGCAATTTCTTCCTCTGTAATATCTGGAGGAGAAAAGGGGATATTTTTCTTTTTCATTCTTTGTCTCACTTTACTACTTTAATGACGGTCTGAAACATAATCTGAATATCATTCCAAAACGAGAACGTTCGAATATAGTCTAAGTTATAGACCATCTTGTCAGGCAATACCTTCTGCACATAGGCTTCATCCGCTGTCATCCCAAGATCCATGTATTTTTCCATGAGCATATCTTCATCGCTATAGGCGATACTTGCTGGCGAGGTAATCCCTGCTGGCAATAGCAGGGTCGCATTCATCTCATCTGTGTAACAATCTGTATATTTTTCAACTTCAGGTCTGACACCGACAAAGCTCATATCTCCGGTCAACACATTAAAGAGTTGTGGAATTTCATCCAGGCGGTATTTCCGAATCAAGTTACCTACTCGGGTAATCCGACTATCATTTCCGACTGTCACTAAACTGCCTTTTTTATCGGCATCTGCCACCATTGTCCGAAATTTATAAATTTTAAATTTTCTTCCATGTTGGGTAATGCGCTCTTGGCGATAGAAAACAGATCCCGGACTGTCGAGTTTTATCCAAACAGCAAAAAATAATAACATAGGTGAAAATAGGATAATCAAGAGGATGGCCATCACTCTATCGAATAGGTATTTACAAGCCAAATCAACTTTTTTCCCTGCAAGAATCGTTCGATAGGGAGCCAATACATCCTTCTCTTCTTTAACCATCAACGTTTCATTAATCATCCTTACTCCTGTTTTGCGAATTCTAATAGTCTGTCTTTTAGCGTTTCGGGATCGTCATCCAACAAGGTGCTGATAAATTCTTCAATTTCTTCTGGTTTTTTATAGGCAACGCGTCCTACAAAAATTTTCTCATAGATTTGATCTGTTGTGCGTTCCTTGGTCGCTAAAAGCTCTTCATAGAGCTTTTCTCCTGGTCGAATACCGCTCTCAACAATTCCAATCTCCTCTTCTGAGTAACCACTGAGTGAAATAATCTTCTTAGCCAAATCAAGAATTTTGACAGGTTCTCCCATGTCCAAAATGAAAATCTCTCCACCGTTCATCAAGGCTCCTGCCTGGATTACCAAGCGACTGGCCTCGGGAATCGTCATGAAAAAGCGTGTCATACGAAAATCAGTCACTGTCACTGGACCACCTTTGGCTATTTGCTCTTTAAATAGTGGAACCACACTACCACGACTTCCTAAGACATTTCCAAAACGAACAGCTGCAAAGCGGGTTTTACCGGGCTCATTAAGGCTAGTCACAATCATTTCGGCTACCCGTTTGGTTGCTCCCATGATATTAGGCGGATTCACAGCCTTATCTGTAGAAATCATGACAAATTTTTCAACGCCATATTCCTTGGCTGCCTCAGCCACATTCTTTGTCCCATAGATATTATTTTTTACTGCTTCTTTTGGATTATATTCCATCAGAGGTACATGCTTGTGTGCTGCTGCATGATAGACCCTGTCTGGATGATATTGAGCCATGATTTGGAAAATTCGATCTCGATCTTGAATATCTGCAATAACAGGAATAATTTCAATATTATTGCGATAGCTCATCGATAGTTCTTTATGGATTAAATAGATCGAATTTTCCCCATGTCCCAAGAGCAACATTCTAGCAGGTGAAAAGCGAATCAACTGACGGCACAGTTCTGAACCAATGGAGCCTCCAGCACCCGTTACCAAGATGGTTTTCCCTTGGATGTTCGAGTAGAGACTAGATTGATCCAGCTCAACCTCTTGAC is a genomic window containing:
- a CDS encoding sugar transferase, which produces MINETLMVKEEKDVLAPYRTILAGKKVDLACKYLFDRVMAILLIILFSPMLLFFAVWIKLDSPGSVFYRQERITQHGRKFKIYKFRTMVADADKKGSLVTVGNDSRITRVGNLIRKYRLDEIPQLFNVLTGDMSFVGVRPEVEKYTDCYTDEMNATLLLPAGITSPASIAYSDEDMLMEKYMDLGMTADEAYVQKVLPDKMVYNLDYIRTFSFWNDIQIMFQTVIKVVK
- a CDS encoding polysaccharide biosynthesis protein, encoding MTRGQKRFILIMVDALIIYTSGFITQFFLDNYIDLSLQRMLVFLTAIWLVYLICGYVTHVYSILNRFTDYIALWQMAKNLLVSYAISVLVIFSQKIVFSYRFVLLSYIFSLLLIGASRLIWRMTYELKDVDLMRRKSAKAKRTLVVGAGQGADLFLKTAIRSFKDMDIIGIVDKDSAKWHTLLHGVRVLGAEEKIPEIVKNYEIDQIVIAIPSLNSEEYARVYDICKKTKVKVYSIPRQEDILSGQVSVSKLREIDIVDLLGRQEVELDQSSLYSNIQGKTILVTGAGGSIGSELCRQLIRFSPARMLLLGHGENSIYLIHKELSMSYRNNIEIIPVIADIQDRDRIFQIMAQYHPDRVYHAAAHKHVPLMEYNPKEAVKNNIYGTKNVAEAAKEYGVEKFVMISTDKAVNPPNIMGATKRVAEMIVTSLNEPGKTRFAAVRFGNVLGSRGSVVPLFKEQIAKGGPVTVTDFRMTRFFMTIPEASRLVIQAGALMNGGEIFILDMGEPVKILDLAKKIISLSGYSEEEIGIVESGIRPGEKLYEELLATKERTTDQIYEKIFVGRVAYKKPEEIEEFISTLLDDDPETLKDRLLEFAKQE
- a CDS encoding glycosyltransferase, which gives rise to MIGIGKKFSVLLSLYIKENPRYLQECFDSLLIQTLPAAEWVIVEDGPLSQELYQVLDNYQDRYPGLIKRVPLERNVGLGLALREGMLHCSYELVARMDTDDIAHKDRFEKQLACFEKDTGLDICGSHILEFDTDPQQPNAVRKVPLEHDEIMRYQKSRSAFNHVTVMFKKSSVLKAGNYEDAPLMEDDMLWVRMLLSGAKGMNIDDYLVDVRTGAGMIERRGGFAYLKKYCNGRKKILETGFISHFDYYKTVAIQTIVALVPNEIRLWIFTKLLRNKNELSEL
- a CDS encoding DegT/DnrJ/EryC1/StrS family aminotransferase, with the translated sequence MKKKNIPFSPPDITEEEIAEVVDALKSGWITTGPKTKKFEQELSHYTGTNKTVCLNSATAGLELVLRVLGVGPGDEVIVPAMTYTASCSVIEHVGARPVIVDIQADHFEMDYAAVEKSITSHTKVIIPVELAGIPCDHNRIFEIVEKYRSTFVAESPLQEVFGRIVVLSDSAHAFGASYKGRKIGNVADFTAFSFHAVKNLTTAEGGAVTWKSHPNLDDEDLYRQFQIFSLHGQTKDALAKTKLGAWEYDIVIPGFKCNMTDIMASIGLAQLKRYEGLLERRAEIVAAYNQAFEGTAIHSLDHFHDDYVSSMHLYITYIEGITMEERNQIIEKMAEAGIACNVHYKPLPLLTAYANMGFDIKEYPNAYHYFEQTLTLPLHTQLSDEDVEYITDNLNRIVASVKGTV